One region of Rhodospirillaceae bacterium genomic DNA includes:
- a CDS encoding ABC transporter produces the protein MMKTAIEVEGLTKYYGGICAIDGIDFTVECGTTMGLLGSNGAGKTTTLAILLGLLLPTRGRVRVLGTDMAKHRYRVLPRMNFSSPYVDLPRRLTAAENLKVYARLYGVENAGERIATLAQDLDLGDFLHRPIGSLSSGQRTRVALAKAMLNTPALLLLDEPTASLDPDTADWVRGYLERYRRETNATILLASHNMAEVERLCDRTIMLQNGRIVDQGSPKALIERYGAGGLEEVFLKIARDKCAPPRNA, from the coding sequence ATGATGAAAACAGCCATCGAGGTCGAAGGCCTCACAAAATATTATGGCGGCATTTGCGCCATTGACGGCATCGACTTCACCGTGGAATGCGGCACCACGATGGGCCTGCTTGGCAGCAACGGTGCCGGCAAGACGACGACCCTGGCCATCCTGCTTGGCCTGCTTCTGCCGACCCGTGGCCGGGTACGCGTTCTTGGCACCGACATGGCAAAACATCGCTACCGCGTGCTGCCAAGGATGAATTTTTCCTCACCTTACGTCGATTTGCCGCGCCGGCTCACCGCCGCCGAGAATTTGAAGGTCTATGCCCGGCTCTACGGCGTTGAAAATGCCGGCGAACGCATTGCAACCCTTGCCCAGGACCTTGATCTTGGCGATTTTCTGCACCGACCCATCGGCAGCCTTTCTTCCGGCCAACGCACACGCGTCGCCCTTGCAAAGGCCATGTTAAACACGCCCGCCCTTCTGCTTCTTGATGAGCCGACCGCCTCCCTCGACCCGGATACGGCGGATTGGGTACGCGGCTATCTGGAACGTTACCGCAGGGAGACAAACGCAACCATCCTGCTTGCCTCGCACAACATGGCCGAGGTGGAGCGGCTCTGCGACAGGACCATCATGTTGCAAAATGGGCGCATCGTCGATCAGGGAAGCCCCAAGGCACTGATCGAACGCTATGGCGCGGGCGGCCTTGAAGAAGTGTTCCTGAAAATCGCGCGTGACAAATGCGCGCCGCCACGCAACGCATGA
- a CDS encoding ABC transporter: MMASGPSFSWQRITALLLRYLYLLRGSWPRVLELAYWPTVQMVLWGLITQFFLTHSSWLMQASGALIAAVLLWDVLFRSQIGVSISFLEEMWSRNLGQLFVSPLRPWEFIASLLMTSLLRTLIGVIPAAFLASLLYHYSIFDLGLPLLAFFVNLLVMGWAIGLLVSAIILRYGLGAESLAWLAIFAIAPLSGIYYPVAVLPDWLEPLAYALPSSHVFEGMRAVMFDKSFRWDHLAWAIGLNMFYLGGSIAVFLAAFRIARIRGLLLQIGE; the protein is encoded by the coding sequence ATGATGGCGTCCGGCCCCTCCTTTTCGTGGCAGCGCATCACGGCTCTTTTGCTTCGCTATCTCTATCTGCTGCGCGGTTCCTGGCCACGCGTTCTGGAGCTTGCCTATTGGCCAACGGTGCAGATGGTCCTCTGGGGACTGATTACCCAGTTTTTTCTGACGCATAGTTCCTGGCTGATGCAGGCCAGCGGCGCGTTGATTGCCGCCGTGCTTTTGTGGGACGTGCTGTTCCGAAGCCAGATCGGCGTTTCAATTTCCTTTCTCGAAGAAATGTGGTCGCGCAATCTGGGCCAGCTTTTCGTCAGCCCACTGCGTCCCTGGGAATTCATCGCCTCGCTTCTGATGACAAGCCTGCTGCGCACGCTGATCGGCGTTATCCCAGCGGCCTTTCTGGCAAGCCTGCTGTACCACTATTCCATCTTCGATCTGGGGCTGCCCCTGCTTGCCTTCTTTGTGAATTTGCTGGTCATGGGCTGGGCCATCGGCCTGCTTGTCTCGGCCATCATCCTTCGCTATGGGCTCGGCGCGGAAAGCCTTGCCTGGCTGGCGATTTTCGCGATTGCGCCTTTAAGCGGCATTTACTATCCGGTCGCGGTGCTGCCGGACTGGCTGGAACCACTGGCCTACGCGCTTCCCTCCTCCCACGTCTTCGAAGGCATGCGGGCCGTGATGTTCGACAAATCTTTCCGTTGGGATCACCTTGCCTGGGCAATCGGCCTAAACATGTTCTACCTCGGCGGCAGCATCGCCGTTTTTCTTGCCGCCTTCCGCATTGCGCGCATTCGCGGCCTGCTTCTTCAAATCGGCGAATAA
- a CDS encoding histidine phosphatase family protein, with protein sequence MTQTTRWWWVRHAKALGHDGRVYGSTIDVAVDTENPAPFRALAEHLPQNAVLVRTALRRTKQTADAICAQGFQPACAHIAKTMGELSFGDWQGLTYEKIRDISGGHPVWFTPLDVTPPNGESFFQMRARVIAGIEKLTGEYAGRDIVSISHGGPIRAAIGHALGLAPERSVYFRIENLSLTQMEFRHDANPKNGSWHIGCVNKKPDALAHHGVP encoded by the coding sequence ATGACCCAAACCACCCGCTGGTGGTGGGTGCGCCACGCCAAGGCCCTTGGTCACGATGGCCGCGTTTATGGAAGCACAATCGACGTCGCCGTCGACACCGAAAACCCTGCGCCCTTCCGCGCGCTGGCGGAACATTTGCCACAAAACGCGGTCCTTGTGCGAACCGCCCTGCGCCGCACCAAGCAAACAGCGGATGCCATTTGCGCCCAGGGGTTTCAGCCCGCATGCGCGCACATTGCCAAAACGATGGGCGAACTTAGCTTTGGTGACTGGCAGGGCCTGACCTACGAAAAAATCCGCGACATCAGCGGCGGCCATCCGGTCTGGTTTACCCCCCTCGACGTGACCCCGCCAAACGGCGAAAGCTTTTTCCAGATGCGCGCACGCGTGATTGCCGGCATCGAAAAACTGACCGGGGAATATGCGGGCCGCGACATCGTCTCCATCTCCCATGGCGGGCCGATCCGTGCCGCCATCGGGCATGCCCTTGGCCTGGCGCCGGAACGTTCCGTTTACTTTCGCATTGAAAACCTTTCCCTTACGCAAATGGAATTCCGCCACGACGCCAACCCTAAAAATGGCAGCTGGCATATTGGCTGCGTCAACAAAAAACCCGACGCCCTTGCCCATCATGGCGTCCCCTGA